From Staphylothermus hellenicus DSM 12710, a single genomic window includes:
- a CDS encoding ABC transporter permease, which produces MAARGLGYYVLIRALLIIPTILILYTIVFILLRILPGNPILAVVGTRNIPEEQLQHLMHMAGLDKPLYIQYFDYLWRVLHGDFGVTLAIPQGTPVIDYIMLRFPATLELTIFGFTISVLLGLLTGVVGAVKRGTIIDSSMRLYSIIAYTLFIPWFGLMLQYLFGVVLGILPTSGRLDPGLHLETPTGLYVLDSIITGNWAALRSALAHLVLPSITLGIVLSGAYTRLVRNNMIDVLSQDFIRSYHARGVKGWKVTWYALKNAFIPIVTLMGLQFAILLGGAVLTETTFSWPGMGTFIVDRLEYRDYASIQGAIIFFAIFVSIISLIVDIIYALLDPRVKY; this is translated from the coding sequence GTGGCAGCTAGAGGCCTTGGCTACTATGTATTGATAAGAGCACTTCTAATAATACCCACAATACTGATCCTCTATACCATTGTCTTTATACTTCTCCGAATACTTCCAGGAAACCCTATCTTAGCAGTTGTTGGTACAAGGAATATTCCTGAGGAGCAGCTTCAGCATCTAATGCATATGGCCGGCCTCGATAAACCATTATATATTCAGTACTTTGACTACCTATGGAGGGTGTTGCATGGAGATTTTGGTGTAACACTCGCCATACCCCAGGGTACACCTGTTATAGACTATATTATGTTAAGGTTCCCAGCAACTCTGGAGCTTACAATATTTGGTTTTACAATAAGTGTACTATTAGGGTTGCTAACAGGTGTTGTGGGAGCTGTAAAAAGGGGTACCATTATTGACTCCTCTATGAGGCTCTATAGTATAATAGCATATACATTATTTATTCCATGGTTTGGCTTAATGCTTCAATACTTATTCGGTGTAGTATTAGGGATACTGCCGACATCTGGGAGACTAGATCCAGGGCTGCATCTTGAAACCCCTACCGGGCTCTATGTACTAGACAGTATTATTACCGGTAACTGGGCTGCTTTAAGAAGCGCACTAGCCCATCTAGTACTACCAAGTATTACACTTGGTATTGTCCTTAGTGGTGCATATACAAGGCTTGTAAGAAACAACATGATTGATGTACTTAGCCAGGACTTCATTAGATCATATCATGCAAGAGGTGTTAAGGGATGGAAGGTTACATGGTATGCGTTAAAGAATGCCTTCATACCCATTGTAACATTGATGGGGCTACAGTTTGCAATCCTCCTCGGAGGAGCAGTATTAACTGAGACAACCTTTAGCTGGCCAGGTATGGGGACATTCATTGTTGATAGGCTCGAGTACAGAGACTACGCTTCCATCCAGGGAGCCATAATATTCTTCGCCATATTTGTAAGCATTATAAGCTTGATTGTTGACATAATCTATGCACTCCTTGATCCTAGAGTGAAGTATTAG
- a CDS encoding GDP-mannose 4,6-dehydratase has protein sequence MGSNNEYVLVTGGAGFIGSWTVEKLCSKGYRVVVLDNLMYGSPSNLSNIIDDIILVKGDIRDTVLLNELFRKYRFYGVVHLAALVGVDEVYRDPNSGFSINVQGTFNLLEMSRRHDVERFVYASSAAVYGDPQYLPIDEDHPLSPKNLYGATKLAGEILVNTYMENYGLSTISLRYFNVYGPRMRPGPYSGVVYVFINNLIHGKPLIIHGDGLQTRDFVYVEDVAAANLLALESKITGSYNIGCGSNITVRELADILRKYMGREEVEIIHDKPREGDIKHSLADIGKAVKYLGWKPTVSLEKGLKKTIEYYKDYIIP, from the coding sequence ATGGGTTCTAATAACGAATATGTTCTCGTAACTGGTGGTGCTGGATTTATTGGTAGTTGGACCGTTGAGAAACTATGTTCTAAGGGTTATAGGGTTGTTGTTCTAGATAATTTAATGTATGGTTCTCCCAGTAATTTGTCAAATATTATTGATGATATAATCCTTGTTAAGGGTGATATACGGGATACTGTATTGCTCAATGAATTGTTTAGGAAATACAGGTTTTACGGAGTAGTTCATTTAGCTGCTCTCGTAGGTGTTGACGAGGTTTACCGTGATCCAAATAGTGGTTTCAGCATTAATGTTCAGGGGACGTTTAACTTGTTAGAGATGAGTAGAAGACATGATGTTGAGAGGTTTGTGTATGCTTCTAGTGCCGCAGTATATGGCGACCCACAGTATCTGCCCATAGATGAGGATCATCCATTATCTCCTAAAAACCTATATGGAGCAACAAAACTTGCTGGAGAAATACTTGTAAATACCTATATGGAAAACTATGGTTTATCAACTATATCGCTCAGATACTTCAACGTCTATGGTCCGAGGATGAGGCCTGGACCATATTCTGGAGTAGTATATGTTTTCATAAACAACCTAATACATGGGAAACCATTAATAATACATGGCGACGGGCTTCAAACAAGAGACTTCGTATATGTAGAGGATGTTGCCGCAGCCAATTTATTAGCGTTAGAATCAAAGATTACGGGATCATATAATATTGGCTGCGGATCAAATATTACAGTGAGAGAACTAGCAGATATTCTCAGAAAATATATGGGTAGAGAAGAGGTTGAAATAATACATGATAAGCCTAGGGAAGGAGATATCAAGCATAGTTTAGCAGATATTGGTAAAGCCGTAAAGTATCTAGGCTGGAAACCCACAGTATCGTTGGAAAAGGGATTGAAGAAGACTATAGAATATTACAAAGATTATATAATACCATAA
- a CDS encoding ABC transporter ATP-binding protein: MALLEVRNLKKYFPVQRSLLEILSSRERKYVKAVDGISFSIEKGETLALIGESGCGKTTTGRLILRLIEPTSGSILFDGKDIVKLRKKELRQLRRRMQMIFQDPYASLNPRMKIGNAIAHPLLIHNLATRKEAREIALKMLRRVGLTPEKEFYDRLPHQLSGGQRQRVVIARAMVLKPEFVVADEPVSMIDVSMRASILDLLQEFKKEYGLTMLFITHDIAIGRIIADKLAVMYLGKIVELGPVDKVINNPLHPYTLALIESVPSIRRRKRARRIKITGEVPNPINPPSGCRFHPRCPFATKKCSSEEPKLIEVEPQHYVACFNPLIKH, translated from the coding sequence ATGGCGTTGCTTGAAGTAAGGAATCTAAAGAAGTATTTTCCCGTGCAGCGAAGCCTATTAGAAATATTATCCTCTAGGGAGAGAAAGTATGTTAAAGCAGTTGATGGAATAAGCTTCTCTATAGAGAAGGGTGAGACTCTAGCACTTATAGGAGAATCTGGTTGTGGCAAGACAACTACTGGCAGGCTTATACTAAGACTTATCGAGCCTACATCTGGGAGCATACTGTTCGATGGGAAAGATATAGTAAAACTGCGTAAAAAAGAGCTTAGACAACTAAGGCGTAGAATGCAGATGATATTCCAGGATCCATATGCAAGTCTTAATCCTAGAATGAAAATAGGCAATGCAATAGCTCATCCACTCCTCATCCACAACCTTGCTACAAGGAAGGAGGCTAGAGAGATCGCGTTAAAAATGCTTAGGAGAGTGGGATTAACACCCGAGAAAGAATTCTATGACCGCCTCCCCCACCAATTATCTGGTGGTCAGAGGCAGAGAGTAGTTATTGCTAGAGCCATGGTTCTTAAACCAGAGTTTGTTGTAGCTGATGAACCAGTATCAATGATTGATGTATCAATGAGAGCATCAATACTCGATCTACTACAAGAGTTTAAGAAAGAATATGGTCTAACAATGCTATTCATAACCCATGACATAGCTATTGGGAGGATTATAGCTGATAAACTAGCAGTAATGTATCTGGGAAAAATAGTTGAATTAGGCCCTGTAGATAAAGTAATTAATAACCCACTCCACCCCTATACCCTAGCATTGATCGAGTCTGTACCCTCTATTAGGAGAAGGAAGAGAGCTAGGAGGATAAAAATAACAGGTGAAGTACCAAACCCTATAAACCCACCTAGTGGATGCCGCTTCCACCCAAGATGCCCATTTGCAACCAAGAAATGCAGTAGTGAGGAACCAAAACTCATTGAGGTAGAACCACAACACTACGTTGCATGTTTTAACCCATTGATAAAACACTAA
- a CDS encoding ABC transporter substrate-binding protein: MYTYRLKAISKTAWTIIIIFLIIIGAVAVWYSSTWGKPAETATTTTSSPTTSSTTSLPATTSATSPAVKQIVIGVTDKVTDLDPSNAYDFFTWEVLNNIMEGLVKYKPGTLDIVPGLAESWEVSDDSKTWTFHLRSGLKFADGTPLTAQDVVRSINRVMRINGDPAWLVTSFVESVEAPDNLTVVFHLKQPTAYFLALLATPPYFPVHPAYKPDEIDSDQTAGGAGPYKITKFIRDDVLVLETNPYYYGDKPKTSKIVIKFFRDATSLRLAIENGEIDIAWRTLRPTDIDYFKKASGYKVIEVPGSFIRYICINTKMSPVDNKLVRQALAAAINRQDIIDTVLLGAGEPLYSLVPNGMWSHIDVFKEKYGNANIDLAKQLLQKAGYSEENKLHIELWYTPTHYGDTEADIAQVIKEQWEATGMITVDIKSAEWGTYVDYIRNNQLMVYLLGWYPDYLDPDDYLTPFLHSESNSWAGTQYANATVDQLLVKAQTITDQNQRAQLYKQVQEIFAEDVPYIPIFQGKLYIIAREGVEGIIPNPTMLLLYSTIYKS, from the coding sequence ATGTATACATACAGGCTTAAAGCTATAAGCAAAACTGCTTGGACAATAATAATCATATTCCTAATAATAATTGGTGCTGTAGCTGTATGGTATTCGAGTACTTGGGGAAAACCTGCTGAGACCGCCACGACCACTACGTCATCTCCCACCACATCATCTACTACGTCATTACCTGCAACCACTTCTGCAACATCACCTGCGGTTAAACAAATTGTTATTGGTGTAACGGATAAGGTTACAGATCTTGATCCGTCAAATGCGTATGACTTCTTTACATGGGAAGTACTAAACAATATTATGGAGGGTCTTGTAAAGTATAAGCCTGGCACACTCGATATAGTGCCAGGCCTCGCCGAGAGCTGGGAGGTAAGTGATGACAGTAAGACATGGACATTCCATCTTAGAAGCGGGTTAAAATTTGCTGATGGAACACCATTAACTGCCCAAGATGTTGTTAGAAGTATAAATAGGGTTATGAGGATAAATGGTGATCCAGCATGGCTTGTGACATCATTTGTTGAAAGCGTTGAGGCACCAGATAACCTAACTGTTGTATTCCATCTAAAACAGCCAACAGCATACTTCCTAGCACTACTAGCAACCCCACCATACTTCCCTGTTCACCCAGCTTATAAGCCTGACGAGATAGACTCTGACCAGACAGCTGGCGGTGCAGGACCATATAAGATCACTAAGTTTATTAGAGATGATGTATTAGTGCTTGAAACTAATCCATACTACTATGGTGATAAACCTAAGACAAGCAAGATTGTTATAAAGTTCTTTAGAGACGCTACATCGCTAAGACTTGCCATAGAGAATGGTGAAATAGATATTGCATGGAGAACTCTTAGGCCAACTGATATAGATTACTTCAAGAAAGCATCTGGCTATAAGGTTATAGAGGTTCCAGGCTCCTTTATAAGATATATATGTATAAACACTAAGATGTCTCCAGTAGACAATAAGCTTGTAAGACAAGCACTTGCAGCTGCAATTAATAGGCAGGATATAATAGATACTGTACTACTTGGTGCAGGCGAGCCCCTCTACAGCTTAGTCCCAAATGGTATGTGGAGCCATATAGATGTGTTTAAGGAGAAATATGGTAATGCAAACATAGATCTAGCTAAACAGCTTCTGCAGAAAGCAGGGTATAGTGAAGAAAACAAGCTCCACATAGAACTATGGTATACTCCAACACACTATGGCGATACTGAAGCAGATATTGCACAGGTTATTAAGGAGCAGTGGGAAGCAACAGGTATGATCACCGTGGATATTAAGAGTGCTGAATGGGGTACCTACGTCGACTATATAAGGAACAACCAGTTAATGGTTTATCTACTAGGATGGTATCCAGACTATCTTGATCCAGACGACTATCTAACACCATTCCTCCACAGTGAATCAAACTCATGGGCAGGAACACAGTATGCAAATGCTACAGTGGATCAATTGCTTGTCAAGGCTCAAACTATAACTGATCAGAATCAGAGAGCCCAGTTATATAAACAAGTACAGGAGATCTTTGCTGAAGACGTGCCATATATACCTATATTCCAGGGTAAACTCTATATTATTGCTAGAGAAGGTGTTGAAGGTATAATACCAAACCCCACAATGCTACTGCTATACTCAACAATCTACAAGTCTTGA
- a CDS encoding ABC transporter ATP-binding protein, with amino-acid sequence MALISIRNLSIHYYTLSGIVHAVDNVSFDILEGEWISIVGESGSGKSTLAYSIIGLVPPPGRIVTGEILFNGRNLVKLSREEMRRIRGKDIGMVFQDPMTSLDPLRRVGDQIAEVFIEHGVLSSWKEARERARELLKKVGLPGDRASYYPHQLSGGQRQRIAIAIAMALKPKLLIADEPTTALDVIVQDTIMDLMEGFKKQGTSILFITHDLALAAEHSDRIAVMYAGKLVELGSVDQVIDNPLHPYTIALIKSVPDLWGEKKIKSIPGYLPDLRNPPRGCRFHPRCPFARDICRREEPEIIEVEKGHIASCHLLKKR; translated from the coding sequence GTGGCATTAATTAGTATAAGGAATCTATCAATACACTACTACACCCTCTCAGGTATAGTGCATGCAGTAGATAATGTAAGCTTTGACATTCTTGAAGGGGAATGGATAAGTATTGTGGGTGAGTCAGGCAGCGGTAAATCAACCCTGGCATATTCTATAATAGGACTTGTCCCTCCCCCGGGAAGAATAGTTACGGGTGAAATATTGTTTAATGGAAGAAATCTTGTAAAACTCTCTAGGGAGGAGATGAGGAGGATCAGGGGAAAGGATATTGGTATGGTCTTCCAAGACCCTATGACAAGCCTTGACCCATTAAGAAGAGTTGGAGACCAGATTGCAGAAGTATTTATAGAACACGGAGTTTTATCAAGTTGGAAAGAAGCTAGGGAGAGAGCTAGAGAGCTTTTAAAAAAGGTTGGTCTGCCAGGGGATAGAGCAAGTTATTATCCCCACCAATTATCTGGTGGTCAGAGGCAGAGGATAGCCATAGCTATTGCAATGGCTCTTAAACCAAAACTCTTAATTGCAGATGAACCCACCACAGCTCTAGATGTTATTGTCCAGGATACCATAATGGATCTCATGGAAGGCTTTAAGAAACAGGGTACGAGCATATTATTCATAACTCATGACCTAGCTCTAGCTGCTGAGCATAGTGATAGGATAGCAGTAATGTATGCTGGTAAGCTTGTAGAACTTGGCAGTGTAGACCAGGTTATAGATAATCCATTACACCCATATACGATAGCATTAATTAAGAGCGTACCTGATCTATGGGGTGAGAAGAAGATAAAGTCTATCCCAGGCTATCTCCCAGATCTAAGGAATCCTCCGAGGGGGTGCAGGTTTCATCCAAGATGCCCATTCGCCAGAGATATTTGTAGGAGGGAGGAGCCGGAGATCATTGAGGTTGAAAAAGGCCATATCGCTTCCTGTCATTTGCTTAAGAAGAGGTGA
- a CDS encoding aldehyde ferredoxin oxidoreductase family protein — protein sequence MSRLYMWGGTILIVDLSREKIVKKPLEREIAVQYLGGRGLNDYMLYKYVPAGIDPLGPENIIALGNGALAGTVMPFTSRLHISTLSSLTGILGDGNAGGDFAAKMKHAGYDQIIITGKASKPVYVWIDDDHAEIRSAEHLWGLTFGETVDALRDEHGDDITVAGIGPAGEHLVRPASTMVDKFHSGARGSGAVWGSKYLKAIALRGTKGVEVYDPEKLYEYAKMDIEYFKKNEFIKKIYSVIGTHYGMLQWYPGWKYYEKYLGPEEIPVGLRPQDLARYEIGRTSCYSCPIGCKDVYRTEEIQGYSTEFESVFALGTNLGITDTETFYKLEHMCDEYGMDVITVGDTLALATFLYQKGIITDEDTGGIKLQWGDGETYAKLVEMMAYRKGFGAKLAEGYRNFAKLFGDKALQYSYDVKGLGRGWYHVDFLNGVFTLSHATSTRGADHLRGRSWAYWENDRNMDPELPKKLLSNGLPDYRKDPVGAVIVSENACAMADSIGRCKGSINLWPQAVPLSWKWPLFKGLAKVLTAASGIEFTEEMINTIAERIYILEIAFNVKQGIKRKHYRLPLPPEILNTEKGRQELEKHNKMVDEYLERRGCDPKTGVPKKETLQRLGLDYVIEDMEKEYPEWDGPPLYI from the coding sequence TTGTCGAGGCTGTATATGTGGGGAGGTACTATTCTAATAGTTGATCTGTCGAGGGAGAAGATCGTTAAGAAACCGCTTGAGCGGGAGATCGCTGTACAATATCTTGGTGGTAGGGGTTTAAACGATTATATGTTGTACAAGTATGTTCCTGCAGGAATAGATCCTTTGGGTCCTGAAAACATTATAGCACTAGGTAATGGTGCATTGGCTGGAACAGTTATGCCATTCACTAGTAGACTACATATTTCAACACTATCATCTCTAACAGGGATTCTCGGAGATGGTAATGCTGGAGGGGATTTTGCCGCTAAAATGAAGCATGCAGGATATGATCAAATAATAATTACTGGTAAGGCCAGTAAGCCAGTATATGTTTGGATAGACGATGACCACGCAGAGATCAGGAGTGCTGAGCACTTATGGGGTCTCACGTTTGGTGAAACAGTTGATGCATTACGTGATGAGCATGGAGACGATATAACTGTGGCGGGAATTGGTCCTGCCGGAGAACACCTTGTAAGACCTGCTTCAACAATGGTGGACAAGTTCCATTCAGGAGCTAGGGGTAGTGGTGCTGTCTGGGGATCTAAGTATTTGAAAGCAATAGCGTTGAGAGGAACTAAGGGTGTAGAAGTATATGATCCGGAGAAACTATATGAGTATGCAAAAATGGATATTGAGTATTTTAAGAAAAATGAGTTCATTAAGAAAATATACTCGGTGATCGGAACACATTATGGAATGCTGCAATGGTATCCTGGATGGAAATACTATGAGAAATACCTTGGACCAGAAGAGATACCTGTAGGTCTTAGACCACAGGATCTAGCAAGATACGAGATCGGTAGGACATCTTGTTATAGTTGCCCCATAGGATGCAAAGATGTATATAGAACAGAAGAGATTCAAGGATACTCTACAGAGTTCGAATCAGTATTCGCCCTAGGAACAAACCTGGGCATAACTGATACTGAAACATTCTACAAACTTGAACACATGTGTGATGAGTACGGTATGGATGTAATAACTGTTGGAGACACACTTGCACTGGCAACTTTTCTGTACCAGAAAGGAATAATTACTGATGAAGATACCGGTGGAATAAAGCTTCAATGGGGTGATGGGGAAACATATGCTAAACTAGTGGAGATGATGGCTTATAGGAAAGGATTTGGAGCAAAGCTTGCTGAGGGATACCGTAACTTTGCTAAGCTATTCGGCGATAAAGCATTGCAGTACTCATATGATGTTAAGGGTCTTGGCAGGGGATGGTATCATGTAGACTTCCTAAACGGGGTATTCACATTATCACATGCAACATCAACTCGCGGAGCAGACCATTTAAGAGGAAGGTCTTGGGCTTACTGGGAGAATGATAGGAACATGGATCCCGAGCTACCGAAGAAGCTGCTGAGCAATGGTCTCCCAGACTACCGTAAAGACCCTGTTGGAGCAGTAATTGTGAGTGAGAACGCATGTGCTATGGCAGACAGTATTGGGAGATGTAAGGGATCGATAAATCTGTGGCCACAAGCCGTACCTCTATCCTGGAAATGGCCGTTGTTCAAGGGATTGGCTAAAGTATTAACAGCGGCTTCAGGTATAGAGTTTACTGAGGAAATGATCAATACTATTGCTGAGAGAATATATATTCTCGAAATAGCCTTCAACGTTAAGCAGGGGATTAAGAGGAAGCATTACAGACTCCCACTACCACCAGAGATCTTGAATACAGAGAAGGGTAGGCAGGAGCTTGAGAAGCATAATAAGATGGTTGACGAATACCTTGAGAGGAGAGGATGCGATCCAAAGACTGGTGTGCCAAAGAAGGAGACGTTGCAGAGGCTGGGATTAGACTATGTGATCGAGGATATGGAGAAGGAGTATCCAGAGTGGGATGGACCCCCACTCTATATATAA
- a CDS encoding NAD(P)/FAD-dependent oxidoreductase — translation MDNILILGGGIAGLYTAYKLIGKGVPGEKITIVSEEWPPYSRHRLISCLRARNADGLIIGVTDYLLDRNVRFLRKHRAVEVRVDERSVRVVDQLGSSKTISYDKLVLALGGKPFIPPINGLDKTNVSTYHSINDYWRLVGLPRGSRIAIIGGGVIGCSLAGLLRLKGYKVSLIEIKDRLIPGLLVEDLAKHVEEYLRGIGVKIYTATRVEEVLGTSRAEALRTDHGIIRVDHIVLSTGIRPNTELLRNTNIPMQRGAIIIDDHGRVQGYRDMYALGDCALSKDYVSGKTLYRPLGFIAGEYTEIIASNIVGEEKEFLGVIPRIYEEIGEISIRTIGLAPIEAERLGYRFKVNIREDDGGVEAELWSNDKIIGWQQVSLGYPHTRNKAYMYYEMIRGGKNK, via the coding sequence ATGGATAACATATTGATTCTCGGAGGAGGAATCGCTGGATTATACACTGCTTACAAACTTATAGGGAAAGGAGTTCCAGGCGAGAAAATAACAATTGTATCGGAGGAGTGGCCCCCATATTCTAGGCATAGACTAATAAGTTGTCTAAGAGCAAGAAACGCTGATGGACTCATAATAGGTGTTACAGATTATTTATTAGACAGGAATGTTAGGTTTCTGAGAAAACATCGTGCAGTAGAGGTTAGGGTTGATGAGAGAAGTGTTAGAGTAGTTGATCAGCTTGGCTCATCAAAGACTATTAGCTACGATAAACTAGTCTTAGCCCTCGGCGGAAAACCATTCATACCCCCTATTAATGGCTTAGATAAAACAAATGTATCAACTTATCACAGCATAAACGATTATTGGAGACTAGTGGGTCTTCCAAGAGGCAGCAGGATCGCTATTATAGGCGGTGGGGTCATAGGTTGTAGCCTTGCAGGTCTTCTCAGGCTTAAAGGGTATAAGGTATCTCTAATAGAGATAAAGGATCGCTTGATCCCTGGACTGCTAGTAGAGGATTTGGCTAAACATGTTGAAGAATATCTGAGAGGAATAGGCGTGAAAATATATACGGCTACAAGAGTCGAAGAAGTACTGGGTACTTCTAGAGCAGAAGCTCTAAGAACGGATCATGGAATAATACGTGTAGACCACATAGTTTTATCCACAGGTATCAGGCCAAACACGGAATTATTGAGGAACACAAATATACCTATGCAGCGTGGAGCAATAATAATAGATGATCATGGAAGAGTCCAGGGCTATAGAGACATGTATGCATTAGGAGACTGTGCTTTATCAAAAGACTATGTATCCGGGAAAACGCTTTATAGACCACTCGGATTCATTGCTGGAGAGTATACTGAAATAATTGCATCAAATATTGTGGGCGAAGAAAAAGAGTTCTTAGGAGTAATACCAAGGATATATGAGGAGATAGGCGAGATAAGTATAAGAACAATAGGTTTAGCACCAATAGAAGCGGAGAGACTAGGATACAGGTTTAAAGTTAATATAAGAGAAGATGATGGCGGGGTGGAAGCAGAGCTGTGGAGCAACGATAAAATAATTGGGTGGCAACAAGTATCACTAGGCTACCCGCATACTCGTAATAAAGCATATATGTACTATGAAATGATCAGAGGCGGGAAGAATAAATAG
- a CDS encoding Ribulose 1 5-bisphosphate carboxylase large subunit-like protein, with translation MSKVPRISYYDLTDLFIEDLGTEEYVIAHYLVSIPRNLDPDTVAHVIALEELIGTWIRVSAETPEMRRRYAAKVIGLYKIPDYEFEIPGDINIRKFILSIAFPWRNFGFDISIMLSIVIGNIASAGKLKLLDLWFPKKFLKCFKGSRYCIDGLRRYIGIYDRPLIIAMSSRHPIQFLDNDPYKPVPIYSRYLTSYNTGWKRNYA, from the coding sequence TTGTCTAAGGTTCCTAGAATAAGTTATTATGATCTAACAGATCTGTTTATAGAGGATCTTGGTACAGAAGAATATGTTATAGCACATTACCTAGTTAGTATACCTAGGAATCTTGATCCAGATACTGTAGCACATGTAATAGCTCTAGAGGAACTCATTGGCACATGGATTAGGGTTTCTGCTGAAACCCCTGAAATGAGGAGGAGGTATGCAGCAAAAGTTATAGGGTTATATAAGATCCCCGACTACGAGTTTGAGATCCCTGGAGATATTAATATTAGGAAGTTTATATTGTCTATAGCATTTCCATGGAGGAACTTCGGCTTCGACATATCAATAATGCTGTCTATAGTGATAGGTAATATTGCTTCAGCTGGTAAGCTCAAGCTACTGGATCTATGGTTTCCTAAGAAATTTTTAAAGTGCTTTAAAGGATCTAGATACTGTATTGACGGTCTTAGAAGGTATATTGGTATATACGATAGGCCATTGATTATAGCTATGTCTTCTAGGCATCCTATACAATTTCTTGATAATGACCCATACAAACCCGTTCCTATCTACTCTAGATACCTTACCTCCTATAATACAGGCTGGAAGAGGAACTATGCCTAG
- a CDS encoding 4Fe-4S dicluster domain-containing protein, with product MAELQKILVQHKNKTLAIDYSRCIGCHLCELACSIKHEDIINPSLSRITILTQPESPVSIPTTCMQCEDAPCMRVCPVNAITYNPETGAYIINHDKCIGCYECVYACPFGAIIINRRAQVVKCDLCGGDPECVKVCPTNAIVYEKTPYKNTSYIKKLSRITDIYKP from the coding sequence ATGGCTGAACTACAAAAAATCCTTGTTCAACATAAGAATAAAACCCTCGCAATAGATTATTCTAGATGCATAGGCTGCCACTTATGCGAATTAGCATGTTCTATAAAGCATGAAGACATAATTAATCCTTCCTTGTCAAGAATAACAATATTGACACAACCCGAATCACCAGTATCTATTCCGACAACTTGTATGCAGTGCGAAGACGCGCCATGTATGAGGGTTTGCCCAGTAAACGCTATAACATACAATCCTGAGACAGGAGCATACATAATCAACCATGATAAATGCATAGGTTGCTATGAATGCGTATATGCCTGCCCATTCGGAGCAATAATAATCAATAGGAGAGCACAGGTGGTTAAATGTGATCTATGCGGCGGTGATCCTGAGTGTGTAAAGGTTTGTCCAACAAACGCTATCGTATATGAGAAGACACCATATAAGAATACATCATATATCAAGAAATTATCGAGAATAACAGACATCTATAAGCCTTAA
- a CDS encoding ABC transporter permease — MVIAVSARRIKIRTLASTIFSPLLTKAPGAWMLRIGVGIVLAVTLMAILAPIISPYNPEKRVDKPFIPPSWEHPMGTNRIGQDLFSRIIWGSRIVLGVVFLATLLCMSIGIPLGLISGYYGGKLDRTLSMFMDSMYAFPALILAIAIAAVLGPSPTNTAIAIAFVYIPTYFRMIRGQTLGLKSQLFVEAARALGANDRVVMKDYILPNLGHTILVVFSLSVADAILTEAGLSYLGLSVTPPTPDWGYDLRVGQPFLLDGKWWLVFFPGLMVMLLAMGFALIGEALSERISLAQTR; from the coding sequence ATGGTGATAGCTGTGAGTGCTAGGAGGATAAAAATAAGAACACTTGCATCAACTATATTCTCCCCCCTCCTCACTAAAGCACCCGGTGCTTGGATGCTTAGAATAGGGGTTGGGATTGTCTTAGCTGTAACATTAATGGCTATACTAGCCCCAATTATATCACCATATAATCCTGAAAAGAGAGTGGACAAACCATTTATCCCCCCTAGCTGGGAGCATCCAATGGGCACTAATAGGATTGGCCAGGACCTATTCTCAAGGATCATATGGGGTTCAAGAATTGTATTAGGTGTCGTATTTCTTGCAACACTATTGTGTATGTCTATAGGCATACCACTAGGATTAATTTCGGGATACTACGGAGGAAAACTGGATAGAACTTTAAGCATGTTTATGGATAGCATGTATGCTTTCCCAGCATTGATCCTTGCAATAGCTATTGCAGCTGTACTGGGCCCGAGTCCAACTAATACAGCCATAGCTATAGCCTTCGTCTATATACCAACATATTTTAGAATGATACGAGGGCAGACGCTTGGTTTGAAAAGCCAGTTATTTGTTGAAGCGGCTAGGGCTCTTGGTGCAAATGATAGAGTAGTTATGAAGGACTATATATTGCCAAACCTAGGACATACTATACTGGTTGTATTTTCACTAAGCGTGGCTGATGCTATATTGACTGAGGCAGGGCTGAGTTACTTAGGGTTATCGGTTACACCGCCTACACCAGATTGGGGCTATGATCTGAGGGTTGGACAGCCATTCCTACTTGATGGTAAGTGGTGGCTAGTATTCTTCCCCGGACTCATGGTTATGTTGCTTGCGATGGGTTTTGCATTAATAGGTGAAGCACTAAGTGAGAGAATATCACTTGCTCAGACAAGGTGA